A section of the Thermotoga caldifontis AZM44c09 genome encodes:
- the iolB gene encoding 5-deoxy-glucuronate isomerase yields MNQYFLKVNEGTHFVSEPPENGMKYLGFERIVLLTGNYHVSNSGDFEIFLVVLGGKCTVKVRDKIFENIGERRNVFAGKPYAIYIPPRMDFSIEALGFGCEVALAKALVGETAKIEPYLITPSQVNSGKWGISNYSRTFHQIAVDEKHPAVKLMVGETFTPSGNWSTYPPHRHERHNPPEEVFLEEVYYYRVDHPKGWGLARHYSDDGTIDFAGVIKDNTLHLIPKGYHTAVAAPGFTVYYLWFLAGEERMQLPYVDPDMRFIDQATKMIKNIEDNLSP; encoded by the coding sequence ACGGGATGAAGTATCTGGGATTCGAAAGGATCGTTCTTCTCACCGGGAACTACCACGTTTCGAACAGCGGGGATTTCGAAATCTTCCTCGTCGTGCTCGGTGGAAAGTGCACAGTGAAGGTGAGAGACAAAATCTTCGAGAACATCGGCGAAAGAAGGAACGTTTTTGCTGGCAAACCCTATGCAATCTACATACCGCCAAGAATGGATTTCTCAATCGAAGCACTCGGTTTCGGCTGTGAAGTGGCACTCGCCAAAGCGTTGGTTGGTGAAACTGCAAAGATCGAACCTTATCTGATAACTCCTTCCCAGGTGAACAGCGGCAAATGGGGCATTTCAAACTATTCGAGGACGTTCCACCAGATAGCCGTCGATGAAAAGCACCCCGCGGTGAAGCTCATGGTTGGAGAGACGTTCACACCTTCCGGAAACTGGTCCACCTATCCACCTCACAGGCACGAACGGCACAATCCACCGGAAGAAGTCTTCCTCGAAGAGGTCTACTATTACAGGGTGGACCATCCGAAAGGCTGGGGACTGGCAAGACATTACAGCGACGATGGAACGATAGATTTTGCCGGTGTCATCAAGGACAACACGCTGCACCTCATTCCGAAAGGCTATCACACCGCCGTCGCTGCCCCAGGTTTCACGGTGTACTATCTGTGGTTCCTGGCGGGAGAAGAGAGAATGCAGCTTCCTTACGTCGATCCAGACATGAGGTTCATCGACCAAGCGACGAAGATGATAAAGAACATCGAGGATAACCTCTCCCCGTGA